A section of the Alkalihalobacillus sp. LMS39 genome encodes:
- a CDS encoding glycoside hydrolase family 43 protein, with product MVKIQNPILPGFNPDPSICRAGEDYYIAVSTFEWFPGVGIYHSKDLKNWRLVSRPLNRLSQLNMMGNPDSGGIWAPALSYSDGKFWLIYTDVKVTEGQWKDSHNYLVTCDTIDGEWSEPIYMNSSGFDPSLFHHEDGKKYFVNMVWDHRHTHHNFYGIVLQEYSVEEKKLVGKKEIIFKGTDIKLTEAPHLYKINDYYYLLTAEGGTKYDHQATIARSKNLWGPYEVHPENPLITSFPYPRNPLQKAGHASIVQTHTDEWFLVHLTGRPLPRDGQALLDPRGFCPLGRETAIQRLEWKNDWPYVVGGNQPALEIEGPAIDEVKWEADYPEKDDFDSETLNLHFQTLRIPLGENIVSLKERPGHLRIHGRESLTSKFTQAYVARRWQHFSFTAETKVAFSPDTFQQAAGLVNYYNTQNWTALQITWNEEKGRVLDITTNDNFTFDQPIKGNEIIIPDDVEYVFLRVDVNVHTYRYSYSFDGTNWTEIPIDFYSYKLSDDYIQGGGFFTGAFVGMHCQDTSGASLPADFDYFVYKEK from the coding sequence TTGGTAAAAATTCAAAACCCTATCCTACCGGGCTTTAACCCAGATCCAAGTATTTGTCGAGCTGGAGAAGATTATTATATTGCCGTTTCTACATTTGAGTGGTTCCCTGGTGTTGGAATCTATCATTCTAAAGATTTAAAAAATTGGCGTCTTGTCTCAAGACCACTCAATCGTCTTAGTCAATTAAATATGATGGGAAATCCTGATTCAGGTGGAATTTGGGCTCCTGCTCTTTCATATAGCGACGGGAAATTTTGGCTCATTTATACAGATGTCAAAGTAACAGAAGGGCAGTGGAAAGATAGCCATAATTATCTAGTCACTTGCGACACAATTGACGGTGAATGGTCTGAACCAATATATATGAACAGTTCTGGATTTGACCCTTCTCTTTTCCATCATGAAGACGGAAAGAAATACTTTGTGAACATGGTTTGGGATCACCGCCATACTCACCATAATTTTTATGGAATTGTTCTTCAAGAGTACAGCGTAGAAGAAAAGAAACTGGTTGGAAAAAAGGAAATTATTTTTAAAGGAACAGATATCAAACTAACTGAAGCTCCTCATTTATATAAAATTAATGACTACTATTATTTATTAACCGCTGAAGGTGGAACAAAATACGACCACCAAGCAACGATTGCTCGTTCAAAAAATTTATGGGGACCTTATGAAGTACATCCGGAAAATCCGTTAATTACATCGTTCCCATATCCAAGAAATCCACTGCAAAAAGCGGGGCATGCATCCATTGTCCAAACACATACCGATGAATGGTTCCTAGTTCATTTAACAGGACGTCCACTCCCTCGAGATGGTCAAGCTTTATTAGACCCTCGTGGCTTTTGTCCACTAGGAAGAGAAACAGCCATCCAACGACTCGAATGGAAAAATGATTGGCCTTATGTTGTTGGTGGAAACCAACCGGCTCTAGAAATTGAAGGTCCAGCGATTGACGAAGTAAAGTGGGAAGCAGACTATCCTGAAAAAGATGATTTTGATTCAGAAACATTAAATCTTCATTTTCAAACGTTACGTATTCCGCTTGGAGAAAATATCGTTTCGTTAAAAGAACGACCAGGACATTTGCGAATACATGGAAGAGAATCTTTAACATCTAAGTTTACCCAAGCCTATGTAGCAAGACGTTGGCAGCATTTTTCATTCACTGCAGAAACGAAAGTGGCCTTTTCGCCTGATACATTCCAACAAGCTGCAGGTCTTGTAAACTATTACAACACACAAAACTGGACGGCTCTTCAAATTACATGGAATGAAGAAAAAGGAAGAGTTCTTGATATTACTACAAATGATAATTTTACGTTTGACCAACCAATTAAAGGCAACGAGATTATCATTCCTGATGATGTAGAGTATGTGTTCCTTCGTGTTGATGTAAACGTACACACATACCGTTATTCTTATTCATTTGATGGTACAAACTGGACTGAAATTCCAATTGATTTTTATTCATACAAGCTATCTGATGACTATATTCAAGGTGGCGGATTCTTCACAGGTGCATTCGTTGGCATGCACTGTCAAGATACATCTGGTGCAAGCTTACCAGCAGATTTTGATTATTTCGTTTATAAGGAAAAATAA
- the xylA gene encoding xylose isomerase: MSYFNNVNQIKFEGSSSTNPFAFKYYNPEEKINGQSMEEFLRFAVSYWHTFTGEGNDPFGAGTAVRPYNHLSGMDLAKARVEASFEFFEKLNVPYFCFHDIDVAPEAESLSETLNNIDVIVAMIKEYMKTSKVKLLWNTANMFTHPRWMHGAATAPNADVFAYAAAKVKKGLEVGKELGSENYVFWGGREGYDTLLNTDMGLELDNLARFFHMAKDYAKEIGFDAQFLIEPKPKEPTKHQYDFDVATGLAFLQKYDLQDVFKFNIEANHATLAGHTFEHELRTARINGMLGSVDANQGDTLLGWDTDEFPTDLYSTTLAMYEIIKNDGLGTGGLNFDAKVRRGSFDTDDLFHAHIAGMDAFAIGTKVAQRLIEDKVLEDFIADRYSSYTSGIGLDIVEGKTDFHKLEKHALSLTEVTNKSGRQELLKATINKYLLETFAGK; this comes from the coding sequence ATGAGTTATTTTAATAATGTTAATCAAATTAAGTTTGAAGGTTCTAGCTCGACAAACCCATTTGCTTTTAAATATTACAATCCAGAAGAAAAAATAAATGGGCAATCAATGGAGGAATTTCTTCGTTTTGCTGTTTCATATTGGCACACGTTTACAGGCGAAGGAAATGATCCATTTGGTGCAGGAACAGCAGTACGTCCATACAATCACTTGTCAGGAATGGATTTAGCGAAAGCTCGTGTTGAAGCATCATTCGAATTTTTTGAAAAATTAAATGTTCCATATTTCTGTTTCCATGATATCGATGTAGCTCCTGAAGCAGAATCATTAAGTGAAACATTGAATAACATTGATGTCATTGTTGCAATGATTAAAGAATACATGAAAACAAGCAAAGTGAAATTATTATGGAACACGGCGAATATGTTTACACATCCTCGTTGGATGCATGGGGCAGCAACGGCACCAAACGCAGACGTATTTGCATATGCAGCAGCAAAAGTGAAAAAAGGGTTAGAAGTAGGTAAAGAACTAGGCTCAGAGAACTATGTATTCTGGGGTGGTCGTGAAGGATATGATACTCTTTTAAATACGGATATGGGCTTAGAATTAGATAACCTTGCTCGTTTCTTCCATATGGCAAAAGACTATGCAAAAGAAATTGGTTTTGATGCACAATTTTTAATTGAACCAAAACCAAAAGAGCCAACAAAACATCAATATGACTTTGATGTAGCAACTGGACTAGCCTTTTTACAAAAATATGATTTACAAGATGTCTTCAAGTTCAACATTGAAGCCAACCATGCTACACTAGCTGGACACACTTTTGAGCACGAACTTCGTACAGCACGGATCAATGGTATGTTAGGATCAGTGGATGCTAACCAAGGAGACACACTACTTGGATGGGATACAGATGAATTCCCAACTGACCTTTATTCTACGACACTTGCAATGTATGAAATTATTAAAAACGATGGTTTAGGTACAGGTGGCTTAAACTTTGATGCGAAAGTAAGACGTGGTTCGTTCGATACAGATGATTTATTCCACGCACATATTGCTGGTATGGATGCATTTGCTATTGGAACAAAAGTAGCACAACGTTTAATTGAAGATAAAGTATTAGAGGACTTCATTGCGGACCGATATAGCAGTTATACATCTGGAATTGGTCTTGATATTGTGGAAGGAAAAACAGACTTCCACAAACTAGAGAAACATGCCCTGAGCTTAACTGAAGTTACAAATAAATCTGGTAGACAAGAGCTTCTAAAAGCAACAATTAACAAGTACCTTTTAGAAACTTTTGCAGGAAAATAG
- a CDS encoding sigma-70 family RNA polymerase sigma factor encodes MKIDKSNFIYQLQCHNEDALAYIVEHYFPLIKGVTYKILSPFSNKGLMEECMNDIFLSIWNHATKFKGQDELSFKKWVYAIAKFKAIDYYRTVQKQKVISSDKVTGEVGKSAEEELILMESKTELETLLNHLSPVDRNIFIMKYILGMKTTDIAEQLCLTKSAITNRLHRGKKELNAIGKKLTLGEKMG; translated from the coding sequence ATGAAAATTGATAAGAGCAATTTCATTTACCAATTACAATGTCATAATGAAGATGCTTTGGCTTATATTGTCGAACATTATTTCCCATTGATAAAAGGAGTTACGTATAAAATATTATCACCTTTTTCCAACAAAGGATTGATGGAGGAATGTATGAATGATATTTTCTTATCGATTTGGAATCATGCGACAAAGTTTAAAGGACAGGATGAACTTAGTTTTAAAAAATGGGTTTACGCGATTGCTAAATTTAAAGCGATTGATTACTACCGAACTGTACAAAAACAAAAGGTAATAAGCTCTGATAAGGTTACGGGTGAGGTAGGAAAATCAGCGGAAGAGGAGCTTATACTGATGGAAAGTAAAACGGAGCTAGAGACTTTGCTTAACCACTTATCTCCTGTTGACCGGAATATTTTTATCATGAAATATATACTCGGAATGAAAACAACCGATATTGCGGAACAGCTTTGTCTCACGAAATCGGCCATAACAAATCGGCTTCATCGTGGAAAAAAAGAGCTTAACGCTATTGGGAAAAAGCTAACGTTAGGAGAGAAGATGGGATGA
- a CDS encoding IS1182 family transposase encodes MFKHYTMNQIILPLDLEVKLQENDIAYAVNDLVEQIPDEAFASFLRETGNPAYHPRMMMKVILCAYTQSVFSGRKIEALLKDSVRMMWLAQGYEPSYRTINRFRVHQEVKELLRQCFVQFRCQLVQEKLIEEEAIFIDGTKIEANANKFTFVWRKAVEKYSANLVEKSNQMYDELLEKEIIPEIERENLDELSTEELVKVVKKLDDKVEEYDNQIEASKDVSERKQLRSERKIPKQYRKQFKNYVARKQKYQNDMAIFGERNSYSKSDHDATFMRMKDDYMKNGQLKAGYNVQIATEGQYTLAFDVFSNPTDTRTLIPFLDKIEESFFKLPPYIVADAGYGSEQNYVDVIEHRERIPLITYNMYRKEKKKKYKNNAFYTTNWDYNEKTDSYTCPNGKNLVFRYISNRKDKDGFTRTFKVYECEDCSSCPFRSQCTKAKEGYHRKIQYNEKWEQQKEYVRQQLSEEKTGEIYGRRKTDVEPVFGFLKANLHFTRLSVRGKEKVKNELGFAFLAVNLRKYIARSG; translated from the coding sequence ATGTTTAAACATTATACCATGAATCAAATCATTTTACCGCTAGATTTAGAAGTAAAACTTCAAGAAAATGATATTGCCTACGCCGTCAATGATCTCGTAGAACAGATTCCCGATGAAGCATTCGCTAGCTTTTTACGTGAAACGGGTAACCCTGCTTATCATCCACGGATGATGATGAAAGTGATTTTGTGTGCTTACACGCAATCTGTTTTCTCTGGTAGAAAGATCGAGGCATTACTCAAAGATAGTGTTCGTATGATGTGGCTAGCTCAAGGGTATGAACCGAGTTATCGTACCATCAATCGTTTCCGTGTCCATCAAGAAGTAAAGGAATTACTACGCCAGTGCTTCGTACAATTTCGTTGTCAGCTCGTACAAGAAAAATTGATTGAGGAGGAAGCGATTTTTATTGATGGAACGAAAATTGAAGCGAATGCCAATAAGTTTACGTTTGTTTGGCGAAAAGCGGTCGAAAAATACAGTGCCAATTTGGTGGAGAAGTCCAACCAAATGTATGATGAGTTGTTGGAAAAAGAAATTATTCCAGAAATCGAACGGGAAAACCTGGATGAACTATCTACGGAAGAACTCGTAAAAGTAGTGAAAAAGCTTGATGACAAGGTAGAGGAATATGATAACCAAATAGAAGCGAGTAAAGATGTAAGTGAACGAAAACAACTTCGTTCGGAACGCAAAATTCCAAAGCAGTATCGGAAACAGTTCAAGAATTATGTAGCTCGCAAACAAAAATATCAAAACGACATGGCCATATTCGGAGAGCGAAACAGTTACTCAAAATCGGATCATGATGCGACTTTTATGCGAATGAAAGATGATTATATGAAGAACGGCCAACTAAAAGCCGGTTATAATGTGCAAATTGCGACAGAAGGACAATACACGCTCGCTTTTGATGTATTCTCTAACCCGACCGATACACGCACACTAATCCCTTTTCTGGACAAAATCGAGGAAAGTTTCTTTAAGCTGCCCCCATATATTGTCGCTGACGCAGGCTATGGTAGTGAACAAAACTACGTAGATGTAATCGAACATCGAGAGCGTATCCCATTAATTACCTATAACATGTATCGTAAAGAGAAAAAGAAGAAATATAAGAATAACGCTTTCTACACCACCAATTGGGACTATAACGAGAAAACGGATTCTTACACATGCCCAAATGGAAAAAACTTGGTGTTCCGATACATCTCAAATCGAAAAGACAAAGATGGATTTACACGAACGTTTAAGGTCTATGAGTGTGAAGACTGTTCAAGTTGTCCATTCCGTTCCCAATGCACCAAGGCTAAAGAAGGCTATCATCGGAAAATACAGTACAACGAAAAATGGGAACAGCAAAAAGAATACGTAAGACAACAGCTTTCAGAAGAGAAAACGGGTGAAATCTACGGTAGGCGTAAAACCGATGTGGAACCAGTTTTCGGATTTTTGAAGGCTAATTTGCATTTCACTCGTCTGTCAGTGAGAGGCAAAGAGAAGGTGAAAAATGAATTAGGGTTTGCCTTCCTGGCGGTGAACTTGAGAAAGTACATTGCCAGGAGCGGCTAA
- a CDS encoding endo-1,4-beta-xylanase → MLKTLRKPFIAGLALSLLLTGGASSVFAQGNGQAGPPKGGIFKEGEKGNGNVQPFAWQVASLADRYEESFDIGAAVEPHQLNGRQGKVLKHHYNSIVAENAMKPISLQPEEGVFTWDGADAIVEFARKNNMNLRFHTLVWHNQVPEWFFLDEEGNPMVEETNEAKKQANKELLLDRLETHIKTVVERYKDDVTAWDVVNEVVDDGTPNERGLRESVWYQITGDEYIRVAFETARKYAGEDAKLFINDYNTEVTPKRDHLYNLVQDLLADGVPIDGVGHQAHIQIDWPTIVEIRTSMEMFAGLGLDNQVTELDVSLYGWPPRPAFPTYDAIPQERFQAQADRYNQLFELYEELDADLSSVTFWGIADNHTWLDDRAREYNDGVGKDAPFVFDPNYRVKPAFWRIID, encoded by the coding sequence ATGCTAAAAACGTTAAGAAAACCCTTCATTGCAGGACTAGCTTTATCATTATTACTCACTGGTGGAGCGAGCAGTGTATTTGCTCAAGGAAACGGTCAAGCTGGCCCACCAAAGGGAGGCATTTTTAAAGAAGGAGAAAAAGGAAATGGCAATGTCCAACCTTTTGCTTGGCAAGTAGCTTCTCTTGCAGACAGATATGAAGAATCTTTTGATATTGGGGCAGCGGTTGAGCCGCACCAACTGAATGGAAGACAGGGGAAAGTATTAAAACATCATTACAATAGTATCGTTGCTGAAAATGCAATGAAGCCCATTTCGTTACAACCTGAAGAAGGTGTGTTTACTTGGGACGGGGCAGATGCGATTGTTGAGTTTGCTAGAAAAAATAATATGAACTTACGTTTCCATACACTCGTTTGGCATAACCAAGTACCTGAGTGGTTTTTCTTAGATGAAGAAGGCAATCCAATGGTAGAAGAAACGAATGAAGCTAAAAAACAGGCGAATAAAGAACTTTTATTAGATCGCCTTGAAACACATATTAAAACAGTAGTAGAACGCTATAAAGACGATGTGACTGCTTGGGATGTTGTCAATGAAGTTGTTGACGATGGAACACCAAATGAAAGAGGATTGCGCGAATCAGTTTGGTACCAAATCACAGGGGACGAATACATTCGAGTTGCGTTTGAAACAGCCCGAAAGTATGCAGGTGAAGACGCGAAATTATTTATTAACGACTACAATACGGAAGTGACACCGAAGCGTGATCACTTATATAATCTAGTTCAAGACTTACTCGCTGATGGAGTACCAATCGATGGAGTCGGACACCAAGCACATATTCAAATCGATTGGCCAACAATTGTTGAAATTCGAACATCAATGGAAATGTTTGCTGGCTTAGGACTTGATAATCAAGTGACAGAGTTAGATGTTAGTTTGTATGGATGGCCGCCTCGTCCAGCTTTCCCAACATATGATGCAATTCCGCAAGAAAGATTTCAAGCTCAAGCCGACCGTTATAACCAGTTGTTTGAATTATATGAAGAGCTTGATGCAGATTTAAGCAGTGTGACATTCTGGGGAATCGCGGATAATCATACATGGTTAGATGACCGTGCAAGAGAATATAATGATGGCGTTGGTAAAGATGCACCGTTTGTATTTGACCCGAACTATCGCGTCAAGCCAGCTTTTTGGAGAATTATCGATTAA
- the tkt gene encoding transketolase, which translates to MSTTQAVNKQLAINTIRTLSIDSIEKANSGHPGLPMGAAPMAFSLYAEQMKHNPANPNWFNRDRFVLSAGHGSMLLYSILHLSGYDVTLDDLKQFRQWGSNTPGHPEFGHTPGVDATTGPLGQGFAMAVGMAMTERHLAATFNRDNYPVVDHYTYSICGDGDLMEGVSAEAASLAGHLQLGRLIVLYDSNDISLDGDLHLSFSESVEERFKAYGWHYIRVEAGNDLEEINKAIELAKNDERPTLIEVKTTIGYGSPNKSGKSASHGAPLGADEIKLTKETYGWEYEDFHVPTEVKELFNEVKETGGKLEEQWNELLAAYKTEFPELGDQLQKAISGELPVGWDANLPNYEKDVDKVATRSAGGDALNAFAKNIPTLFGGSADLASSNKTLLKGEANFSRVDYSGRNVWFGVREFAMGAMVNGMALHGGVKPFGATFFVFSDYLRPAVRLSALMKLPVTFVFTHDSVAVGEDGPTHEPVEQLASFRAMPGLNVIRPADGNETVAAWKVAVESSDRPTLLVLSRQDLMTNSASVDVAYEGVNKGAYVISEATGELEGLLLASGSEVQLAVEAQTALEKEGIRVSVVSMPSWERFEQQSQEYKQSVIPPQVKARLALEMGSSLGWEKYVGDHGDMITIDTFGASAPANKILHEYGFTVENVVSKMKQLLGK; encoded by the coding sequence ATGTCAACGACACAAGCAGTAAACAAACAGTTAGCGATTAATACGATTCGTACACTATCAATTGATAGTATTGAAAAAGCGAATTCAGGTCACCCAGGACTTCCAATGGGAGCGGCACCAATGGCATTTTCTCTTTATGCGGAACAAATGAAACATAACCCAGCAAATCCAAACTGGTTTAACCGTGACCGTTTTGTTTTATCGGCGGGACACGGTTCAATGCTACTGTATAGCATTCTTCATTTATCAGGGTATGATGTGACACTTGATGACCTGAAACAGTTCCGTCAATGGGGCAGCAATACACCAGGTCACCCAGAATTTGGTCATACCCCAGGTGTAGATGCAACGACAGGACCACTCGGACAAGGGTTTGCGATGGCTGTCGGGATGGCTATGACTGAACGACATTTAGCAGCGACATTTAATCGCGATAATTATCCGGTAGTGGACCATTATACATATAGTATTTGTGGCGACGGGGACTTAATGGAAGGCGTTTCGGCTGAAGCAGCTTCTCTTGCAGGTCACTTACAGCTCGGTCGATTAATTGTACTTTATGATTCGAATGATATTTCCCTTGATGGAGACTTACATCTTTCATTTTCAGAAAGTGTAGAAGAGCGATTTAAAGCGTATGGTTGGCATTATATTCGTGTAGAAGCTGGAAATGATCTTGAGGAAATAAATAAAGCGATTGAGCTTGCTAAAAACGATGAGCGTCCGACTTTAATCGAAGTGAAAACGACGATTGGGTATGGCTCACCGAACAAAAGTGGGAAATCTGCTTCACACGGTGCGCCACTTGGGGCAGATGAAATTAAACTAACGAAAGAAACATATGGATGGGAGTATGAAGATTTTCATGTTCCCACAGAGGTGAAAGAACTGTTTAACGAAGTGAAGGAAACTGGAGGAAAGCTAGAAGAGCAATGGAACGAACTGTTGGCAGCATACAAAACCGAGTTCCCTGAACTTGGCGATCAACTACAGAAGGCCATAAGCGGAGAATTGCCAGTAGGTTGGGATGCAAATCTTCCAAACTATGAAAAGGATGTCGACAAAGTGGCGACTCGTTCTGCTGGGGGAGATGCTCTTAATGCGTTTGCCAAAAACATTCCAACTCTTTTTGGAGGATCAGCCGATTTAGCTTCATCTAATAAAACATTGTTAAAGGGAGAAGCGAATTTCAGTCGAGTCGATTACTCTGGTCGAAACGTTTGGTTTGGCGTTCGAGAATTTGCGATGGGTGCGATGGTCAATGGAATGGCTTTACACGGTGGTGTTAAACCATTTGGAGCAACATTCTTTGTCTTTTCCGATTATTTACGTCCAGCCGTTCGATTATCGGCTTTAATGAAATTACCAGTAACCTTCGTGTTTACACATGATAGTGTCGCAGTGGGAGAAGACGGTCCAACTCATGAACCAGTAGAACAGCTTGCATCATTTCGAGCTATGCCTGGATTAAATGTCATTCGTCCAGCCGATGGTAATGAAACAGTGGCAGCATGGAAAGTGGCGGTCGAGAGTTCTGACCGACCAACATTACTTGTATTAAGTCGTCAAGATTTAATGACGAATTCAGCATCCGTTGATGTAGCATATGAAGGTGTTAACAAAGGAGCATATGTCATTTCAGAAGCAACAGGTGAACTAGAAGGTTTATTACTGGCATCAGGTTCAGAAGTTCAATTAGCGGTTGAAGCACAGACGGCATTAGAGAAAGAAGGAATTCGTGTTTCTGTAGTAAGTATGCCGAGTTGGGAGCGTTTTGAACAACAATCACAAGAATATAAGCAAAGTGTGATTCCTCCACAAGTCAAAGCTCGTTTAGCATTAGAAATGGGATCGTCTCTTGGTTGGGAGAAATACGTAGGTGATCATGGGGATATGATTACGATTGATACGTTCGGTGCATCAGCGCCTGCAAACAAAATTTTACACGAGTACGGCTTCACTGTTGAAAATGTTGTGTCGAAAATGAAACAATTGTTAGGGAAGTAA
- a CDS encoding DUF4179 domain-containing protein produces MKDIYELLNEININESEFEEMYVSENEKRKMKKTLKRNIQKKRPSRLKRAFVTAAIIGGLSLVTLSLTFPTYASNIPLIHDIFTLFSKNYDGLYENYKEHASELNMTKESNGIKMTIKDAIYDGKTVTATFLLESETDLGEHVELSEWMEIKKLTETNLSIYMENSKIGEHQYAGLIEMTILDQEEIRKPTVTWNIRSIRNSETMEEIKGRWDFTFSVEETNHTVLNVYENSRKGGVQVQVERIKHTPMSTVIYYHHESEKELMSTWEMLDIELEVKDDLGHVYTVQPNGGIGTDYHNMNWTITFGKIDPAASKLIITPRGRLSNFNFEQPEQVESRYEQDGVEYSEVEATVTETEASNYEYEEMLFDEIVIELEK; encoded by the coding sequence ATGAAAGACATTTATGAATTATTAAATGAGATTAATATAAATGAAAGTGAATTTGAAGAAATGTATGTAAGTGAAAATGAAAAACGGAAAATGAAAAAAACATTAAAACGTAATATCCAAAAGAAACGCCCATCTCGTTTGAAAAGAGCATTCGTCACTGCAGCTATTATCGGAGGACTTTCATTGGTAACGCTAAGTCTAACTTTTCCAACCTACGCTTCAAATATTCCGTTGATTCATGATATTTTCACTTTGTTTAGTAAAAATTATGACGGCCTTTATGAAAATTACAAAGAACATGCAAGCGAATTAAATATGACTAAGGAAAGTAACGGTATCAAAATGACGATAAAGGATGCCATTTATGATGGGAAAACAGTAACGGCTACATTTTTACTAGAATCGGAAACCGACTTAGGAGAGCATGTTGAATTATCAGAGTGGATGGAGATTAAGAAACTGACAGAGACAAATTTATCTATTTACATGGAAAACTCGAAAATTGGAGAGCACCAATATGCTGGATTGATAGAAATGACAATATTGGACCAAGAAGAAATTAGGAAACCGACTGTGACTTGGAATATAAGGTCCATTAGGAATAGTGAAACGATGGAAGAAATAAAGGGAAGGTGGGATTTTACTTTTTCTGTTGAAGAAACAAACCATACGGTCCTTAATGTATACGAGAATTCGAGAAAAGGAGGAGTCCAAGTTCAAGTGGAAAGAATAAAGCATACTCCAATGTCAACGGTTATTTATTATCATCACGAGTCTGAAAAAGAGTTAATGTCTACATGGGAGATGCTTGATATTGAACTTGAAGTAAAAGATGATCTAGGACATGTGTACACTGTGCAACCAAATGGCGGAATAGGAACAGATTACCACAATATGAATTGGACTATTACCTTTGGAAAGATTGACCCTGCTGCATCAAAACTTATCATTACTCCTAGAGGTAGGTTAAGTAATTTTAATTTTGAACAACCTGAACAAGTAGAATCACGTTATGAACAGGATGGAGTAGAATATTCTGAAGTAGAAGCAACGGTTACAGAGACAGAGGCTAGTAATTATGAGTATGAAGAAATGCTTTTTGACGAGATTGTTATTGAATTGGAAAAGTAA
- a CDS encoding MSMEG_1061 family FMN-dependent PPOX-type flavoprotein, with product MKLLDFSQAAVRTKEELTALIGTPHELVIKKTVSILDENCKRFISLSPLLFLSTCSADGKCDVSPRGDFPSSIKILNEKQLIIPDRPGNKRLDSIHNMLSNPHVGLLFIIPGMEEVLRINGKAAIIKNETMLNDIWGQGQAPKLGIGVDVEECFIHCPRALKSSKVWDSSSWRDKSELPSSTEMFHAHLKLNGVELKK from the coding sequence ATGAAACTACTTGATTTTTCACAAGCAGCTGTGAGGACAAAAGAAGAACTTACAGCGTTAATTGGCACTCCTCACGAACTCGTTATCAAGAAAACAGTTTCTATCTTAGACGAGAATTGCAAAAGGTTCATTTCATTATCTCCTCTCCTTTTCCTCTCCACTTGTAGTGCTGATGGAAAATGTGATGTCTCACCCCGCGGAGACTTTCCTAGTTCAATTAAAATCCTAAATGAAAAACAGCTCATCATCCCGGATCGTCCTGGGAACAAACGACTAGATTCGATTCACAATATGTTATCTAATCCTCATGTAGGATTATTGTTCATCATTCCTGGGATGGAGGAAGTTCTTCGTATAAATGGAAAAGCCGCAATTATTAAAAATGAAACGATGTTGAATGACATTTGGGGACAAGGACAAGCACCAAAACTAGGAATCGGTGTTGACGTAGAAGAGTGCTTTATCCATTGCCCTAGAGCGCTCAAATCTTCAAAAGTTTGGGATAGTAGCTCATGGCGTGATAAATCTGAATTACCTTCTAGTACAGAAATGTTTCATGCGCATTTGAAGCTCAATGGTGTTGAACTTAAAAAATAA